From Aegilops tauschii subsp. strangulata cultivar AL8/78 chromosome 5, Aet v6.0, whole genome shotgun sequence:
GCAGGAGCTGGAGCGCACCGTGTTTGTAAGTTTTCCATTGCATTCTgccttttctttttttgttgcttcttctttgtgggggcgcgccagcgcacccagtgggtgtagcccccgagatttgggccAACTGCAtagcagttgggtcgaatcttatcTTGATGGCTTGTATTGATCGTTGCTTTCTGCAGCAACTGGACTCCTACCGGGTCGGCGTCTTCAACCGGCTCCTTGAGATGCACCGGCGTCTGAAGGATAGGCtcgccgccaaggaggaggagctccgcgcCGTGGCAAGTACTTTTCTTGCATGCTGTTTTTTAGTTGGGGCGCGCTAgcccacccactgggtgtagcccccgagattcgggccaactgcatAGCAGTTGGGTCGAAACTTAAAGTAGTACTTTGTTTCTGAGTCTCTCTTCTGTAGCCGAGGTGCTGTCTTGGAGGACCCGGCTGATTCGGGCCGGCTTTCACTATGACCGGCTTGTTGCAGACGTCGGTCGGCTTGGAGCCGAGGTGGAGAGGGTGAGGGCGGAGGCGACGGGAGCCCGGCGGGCGCTCGACGAAGCCAGCCAGCTGCGGGAGTAGCTGGCGGGTGATAAGAGCCATCTTGAGGCCGAGTTGGAGCGCCTCAAGGCGGAGGCCGCCAAGGTTGTGGAGGCGCAGCAGGCCCTTGCCGAGGTGGACCAGCAATGCGGCAAGCTGGCCGACGACAAGGGGCAGCtcaggccgaggtggagctccTGAAGGCACTCGTGGCCACTACGGAGGAGACCCGGCGCCGCGAGGAGGCCGTGAAGGCGGCCGAGGACAAGGACGCTGAGCTGAAGGCGGCCCTCGCCAAGGTCGCCGATCTAGAGAAGACGCTCCAGGAGCATGACCGCACCATTGCCCGAGAGCGGCGCGGTACGTTGCTTGAAGCGCATcacctggaagagtccttctctAGTAAGTGCTTTCCTTTGGTTTTGTTGTTGCCGGGTTGGGACTCCGGCTTCTTGTTCTTGGTGACTTTTCTTCTGACTTGCTTTTCTTTTCGACAGGGGCCTTCCCGGAGACATGCCAGCTGGCGGAGGAGGTGGTCCGCTTTCAGCACGACCCGCAGGGGATCGTCGGCTCCGGGACTGACCCGCGGGTGGCCTGGACCTTCCCGGAGACCGTGACCGCCGCCGAGGCCCGTCTACGAGTATTGAGCGAGCAGATGGGGCGGCTCTCTGAGGCTGGCGCGGCGATGACGGCGGTCCTCTGACTGGGTTCCGTCGCGCTGACCAGCTTTTCACGCGGCTGGCGCGGTGGTTGGAGGCGGGGATGGATCGGGTCCATGACTGGCGCGTTTCCGCCGCCCGTGTTGGCGCCAAGATGGCGCTCCGGTTTGCGATGTCTTGGCATCCGGACTTGTCGCTGGATGCGTTGATGGGCCAGCGAGCCGGCTCGGAGAGCCAGCTGCATGCGGAGACCGGCCGGATAGCTGCTCGGGCCAGCTACATCGTCGGGTTCGCCTTCCATGACGACTTCCGGCCGGAGCGGGTGGAGGATGGCGAAGTCGTGCCTGCTGACGACTACGGCCTACTTCTGGACGACCCGGAGGGCAGCTCTGAGGAGACGGACTTCTACCGCGATCCGGACACCGGGAAGGACGATACCGGCACCTAAGCGGACCCGGGAGCTGCGCGATCCGGCGGAGGGAATGCCTAATTTTTAACTTAGTAAAAATTTCTGTTAggtagcaggtccacccacccactgggggttaACTGGGTGTAATGAACTCTGGCCTTGGGCCTGTTTCTGAACTTATGATGTATGAGCTTTGTGAATGTTTGCGCCTTTGCTTTTCGCTTTTTTGAGCCATTTTCCTGCACTTTCCCCTCCTGGGCTTCTCCCCCGCGAGTCTGGCGGCCAaggctccggtccgtgacaagggGTTCGGCCTTTGAGAAGAGCGTATAGTACTTAGACTTTCGAAATGTTGAGCACGAGCGAGACgcccactgggccggctggcggcaatttggcggggccgggttggcgagcagccggtTGTGCGGCAACTTAGAGCGGCGAGGCCGGGTTGCGCGACCCGGCGGTATGCAGAAACTTCGTGGATCCCTGCGTTCCTGCTTTTCGTTTTTGGAGCCGTTTTCTCGCAACTTTTCCCCCTTtgggttccccccccccccccccccgcgagtctgacggccaaggctccggtccgtgacaagggGTTCGGTCTTTGAGAGGAGCGTGCAATACTTAGGCTCTCGAAATgttgagcgcgagcgaaacacccactgggccagctggcggcactccggcggggccgggttggcTAGCAGCCGGTCGTGCAGGAACTTAAAGTGGCGGGGCCGGGTTGGGCGACCCGGCGGTTCTTGACTTAGTGTTCGTGGCGTGCTGGTGCTTTTGGTCTCATGTGCTTGCAAGCCAACAGCCGAAGCCGGTTCTGCGGCTTGGGGCGAAGCGAGAGGCCGTGGCGATCCAATGCGTCAGGAGTTGCTAAGGAGAACGGCGGGTGGCCAagccggccagcccccgagcccccgggTCGAGTGAGTCGACCTGGTGGTCGGGTTGGTTTAAGAGGAAAGTAATGCACAAATGTAGGAGACACAATAGCTTGGTCGGAAAAGGGCAGCCCCGAGCGTCGTTCGGGGATCCCATGGTTTTCGGATGATTACAAAAGGCAGTGATACATACGTGCACACGGCTAACTGTAAAACGGGCGGAGGAGCTCTGCATTCCATGGCCGAGTTGTTTCTTCGTCGACGGTGTCCCTCTTGCGCTTGTTTGTCTTGCGGgtgtcgatgaggtagtatgcgTTGCGATCGCACAGGgccttgctgacgatgaaggggccctcccatggGGAGGATAGCTTGTGTTGGACGGTCTGATCTTGGACGAGCCGGAGGACGAGGTCTCCCTCCCGGAAAGtgaggggcttgatcttcttgctgtggtaatgcctcaggccttgctggtagatggctgaGCGACTGAGCGCTAGGAGACGTgcttcttcgagcaggtcgacgccgtcttcgcGGGCTTCCTTGGCTTCGGCTTCCGTGTACATCGTGACGAGCGGCGAGTCAAACTCGACATCGGTCAGGATGACGGCTTCTGCtctgtagacgaggaagaacggggtgaacccgGTCAACTGGTTTGGCGTGGTGcggagactccagaggacggccggcaacTCATCAAGCCAACTGCCAGGCGAAAGGATGAGCGGCTCGACGAGTCGCGGTTTGATGCCGGATAGGATGAGACTGTTGGCCCGCTCGACCTGGCCATTGGACTGCGGATGCGTGACAGAAGCCAGGTCCAGGCGGATGCCGGAGACGGAGCATTACTGCGCGAGCgcgcccttggcgaagttggtgccgttgtcCGTGATGATGCTGTTCGGCATGCCGTAGCGCACCGCGATGTCCTTGACGAATCGAACGGCCATTGGCCCgtccagcttcttgatcggccttgcttcaatccatttggtgaacttgtccacagccaCCAGCAAATATGTCATGCCGCCTCGAGCGGTCTTGAAGGGccccaccatgtcgagtccccagaccgcgaagggccaggcgATCGGGATGGTCCGGAGTGCCGACGCCGGCTGGTGGCTGCGTTTGCTGAAGCACTGGCATCCCTCGCACTTGAGGATGAGTGATTCTGCGTCTTCaagggccgtgggccagtagaaaccatggcggaaagccttggccaccaaGGATCGCGAGGCAGCGTGGTGCCCACACTCGCCCTGGTGTATGTCAAGGAGGATCTCAATGCCCTTGTCTTGCTCGACGCGGCGTTGGAATATGCCGGTGCAGCTGcgcttgacgagctcgttgttgatgatgttgTAGGCGGATGCCTGGCGCTGCACTTGCCGAGCATCTGTCTCGTCCATGGGGAGGACCCCGTTCTCCAGGAACTCCGAGATGGGCAGGGCCCAGGATGGTGCGTCACCATGACGATGACGGACACCATTTCGGGCTCTGGAGCGGcagcccccgagccgggttcAGCAGCCCTCGGGCCGCGTTCgacagtccccgagccgggttgaGGCGCGGCTGGGTCGGCTGGGACATGGATGGACTCGGAGTCCGGAGACGGCTTAACAGACGGCTTGTGCAGATGCTCGAGGGAGACGCCGGACGGAATGGACTGCCGGGACGAGGCGATCTTGGCGAGCGTGTCGGCCGCCTCATTTTCTGCACGTGGTACGTGGAGGAACTCACAACCCGCGAAGAATCCGGACAgcttctggacgaggaagcggtagcttgccatgttagAGTTGTGGGCGTCCCATTCGCCGGAGCACTGCtgcaccaccaggtccgagtcgc
This genomic window contains:
- the LOC141022868 gene encoding uncharacterized protein; its protein translation is MKKTTPFEWNDQADEDFRYLKRMLSTAIVLAAPAEKEPLLLYIAATSRSVSTVMVVERPEKDKVQAVQRPVYYLSEVLAASKHNYPHYQKMCQDASGRVAKWALELADHTILYEPRTMIKSQALADFLVDWTETQYLPPPPDSTHWRMHFDGSKMRLGLGASIVLSSPKGDRLKYELQIHFASNNCSGEWDAHNSNMASYRFLVQKLSGFFAGCEFLHVPRAENEAADTLAKIASSRQSIPSGVSLEHLHKPSVKPSPDSESIHFLENGVLPMDETDARQVQRQASAYNIINNELVKRSCTGIFQRRVEQDKGIEILLDIHQGECGHHAASRSLVAKAFRHGFYWPTALEDAESLILKCEGCQCFSKRSHQPASALRTIPIAWPFAVWGLDMVGPFKTARGARPIKKLDGPMAVRFVKDIAVRYGMPNSIITDNGTNFAKGALAHWLDELPAVLWSLRTTPNQLTGFTPFFLVYRAEAVILTDVEFDSPLVTIKKIKPLTFREGDLVLRLVQDQTVQHKLSSPWEGPFIVSKALCDRNAYYLIDTRKTNKRKRDTVDEETTRPWNAELLRPFYS